The Achromobacter deleyi genome has a window encoding:
- a CDS encoding sensor histidine kinase, protein MTPPAPPSSTPPDHAATPARHWPWPWRAAAALLAIGIVYGMLHVAALWARGRAVEEATLQARSTGQINAALLRNNLDKFRALPFVLTQDVDLRAALQDVSSAQIESLDEKLDALSRGVGASAIYVLDKKGLAIAASNWREPATFVGVDYQFRPYFQGSVTHGAAEHFALGTVSHEAGLYLSRRVDDARGAMLGVVVLKVDFRDLEADWRQSNSPIFVTDDHGVVLLGNIPDWRFQVLAPLPPALAQTLRTSLQFGDARFQPLPISPPLQPVSTGQLVRADQPLPQVPAGAPLLHTTLPVIESPGWTLHQLSPVQATMNQAAANAQLGALLAMSALAALIGTVLYRRHRNRERAIQQAAIRQQLAALVDQRTVQLREVNEHLLDEMDERQRAESRLHTMQDELVQASKLALLGQVAAGVAHEINQPVAAIRTYADNAAEFLRRQDNGAVQENLGTIATLTERIGHITGELRAFSRKAGAAVGPTSLMEALEGALLLVGPRARRQGVAMQRPPANQDCLVQANRVRLEQVLVNLLQNGLEALEGLPEGRITVALQDLGATVQLQVHDNGPGLSEDARSRLFTPFHTTKPDGLGLGLVISRDIVLEFGGELRAAHPADPAYSSPHAPARGALFILTLRKAPVRANTSSTFHAPRH, encoded by the coding sequence ATGACGCCGCCAGCCCCGCCCTCTTCGACTCCCCCGGACCATGCCGCCACGCCAGCCCGCCATTGGCCGTGGCCGTGGCGGGCGGCCGCAGCCCTGCTGGCCATCGGGATCGTGTACGGCATGCTGCATGTCGCCGCCCTGTGGGCCCGCGGCCGGGCCGTGGAAGAAGCCACCCTGCAGGCCCGCAGCACCGGGCAGATCAACGCCGCCCTGCTGCGCAACAACCTGGACAAGTTCAGGGCGCTGCCTTTCGTCCTGACCCAGGACGTCGATCTGCGCGCCGCGCTGCAGGACGTCAGCTCGGCGCAGATCGAATCGCTGGATGAGAAACTCGACGCACTGAGCCGCGGCGTCGGCGCTTCGGCCATTTACGTGCTGGATAAAAAGGGTCTCGCCATCGCCGCCAGCAATTGGCGGGAGCCCGCCACCTTCGTCGGCGTGGACTATCAATTCCGCCCCTACTTCCAGGGGTCCGTCACCCATGGCGCGGCGGAGCATTTTGCCCTGGGCACGGTGAGCCATGAAGCCGGGCTGTATCTGTCACGACGCGTGGATGACGCGCGCGGCGCCATGTTGGGCGTGGTGGTCCTGAAAGTGGATTTCCGGGATCTGGAAGCGGACTGGCGGCAATCCAATTCACCCATCTTCGTCACCGACGACCATGGCGTGGTGCTGCTGGGCAACATTCCCGATTGGCGCTTCCAGGTGTTGGCGCCGCTGCCTCCCGCGCTGGCGCAAACCCTGCGCACCAGCCTGCAATTTGGCGACGCCCGATTCCAGCCGCTACCCATCAGCCCGCCGCTGCAGCCCGTCAGCACCGGCCAGCTCGTGCGCGCGGACCAGCCGTTGCCGCAAGTCCCCGCGGGAGCCCCGCTCCTGCACACCACGCTCCCGGTGATCGAATCCCCAGGCTGGACCCTGCACCAGTTGTCGCCCGTGCAGGCGACCATGAACCAGGCGGCCGCCAACGCCCAGCTTGGCGCCCTGCTGGCGATGAGTGCGCTGGCCGCGCTGATCGGCACGGTGCTCTATCGCCGCCATCGCAATCGCGAACGCGCAATCCAGCAGGCAGCCATCCGTCAACAACTCGCGGCGCTGGTCGACCAGCGCACCGTCCAACTGCGTGAAGTGAACGAACATCTGCTGGATGAAATGGATGAGCGGCAGCGCGCCGAATCCCGGCTGCACACCATGCAGGATGAGCTGGTGCAGGCCAGCAAGCTGGCCCTGCTGGGCCAGGTCGCGGCCGGCGTAGCCCATGAGATCAACCAACCCGTGGCCGCCATACGGACTTATGCGGACAACGCCGCCGAGTTCCTGCGGCGCCAGGACAACGGTGCGGTCCAGGAGAACCTGGGCACGATCGCGACGCTTACCGAACGCATTGGGCACATCACCGGCGAGCTGCGCGCCTTTTCGCGCAAAGCCGGCGCGGCGGTCGGCCCCACCAGCCTCATGGAGGCGCTGGAAGGCGCGCTGCTGCTGGTCGGGCCGCGCGCGCGCCGCCAGGGAGTCGCCATGCAGCGCCCGCCCGCGAACCAGGATTGCCTGGTCCAGGCCAACCGCGTCCGGCTGGAACAGGTATTGGTCAATCTGTTGCAGAACGGGCTTGAAGCACTGGAAGGCTTGCCGGAAGGCCGGATCACCGTGGCGCTGCAAGACCTGGGCGCAACCGTGCAACTGCAGGTACATGACAACGGCCCCGGCCTGTCCGAAGACGCCCGGAGCCGCCTGTTTACGCCCTTTCATACCACCAAGCCGGACGGACTTGGACTGGGGCTGGTGATCAGCCGCGACATCGTCCTGGAATTCGGCGGAGA